A region of the Candidatus Rokuibacteriota bacterium genome:
CGGCTGATGCAGGCCCTGGTCACGGAGTTGGCCGCGGTCGTGGCGGCGGTGGGCAGTTATCGACAGGCGATCGACGATTTTTTCGCGACCATGCCGGCGGCGGCGTGGGCCCGGACGCTGCCGGTCGGTGAGCACGGGGTGACGGTGCCCACGCTGTGGGCCCGCCTGGGCGATGCCCCCGGGCGGTGGGAGTCGTTTCGGCATCTGCAGGCGCAAGCCGGGATGGTGCCGGTTACCGTGCGGAGTGGGAAACTGGTGGTGGTGCAGTTCCGCTTCGCCTGCGACAAGCAGCTGCGCTACGCCGTGGACCAGTTGGCGTGGCTGTCCCTGCAGCGCAGTGAGCGGCCGGTGGCCAAGTCTGGCAGGTTACGTCACGGTGACGGGGGCCGACCGACGGGGCGACCGCCGCCGGAGAGCATTCATGTCGGCTTGCATGAAGCGGCTGGCCGTGTCAAGTCGTGTGCCGCCCCGTGTGTCTCGGTTGGGCGTGTTCACTTCCAATGAGCTGGGAGTGACCTTCCCCCGCGCCAAGCGCGAGGGACTGCGCCCGCGGTCGGCGCTACGCGAGCCCGGTGATGGAGCCGTCGGCGGCGACGTCCACCGCCTCCGCGTTGGGATGGCGCGGCAGGCCCGGCATGGTCTGGACATCCCCGGCGAGCGCCACGATGAACCCGGCCCCCGCTGAGACCTCGACCTCGTTGACGGTGAGCCGGAAGTCCCGCGGCCGGCCCAGCAACGTCGGGTCGTCCGAGAGCGAGCGGGGCGTCTTGGCCACGCAGACCGGGAGCCCGCCGTGGCCGAGCGCCTCGATCTCGGCGATCTGTCGCTCGCCGCGGGCCGCGTAGACGACTCCGTCGGCCCCGTACACCCGCCGCGCGATCAGGTCGAGCTTGGCCTTCACCGGCAAGTCCAGGGCGTAGAGCGGGGCGAAGCGGGAGGGCTCGGAGGCCAGCAGCGTCAGGAGCGCGCGCGCCAGCTCCTGGCCGCCCGCGCCCCCCTTCTCGAAGACGTCCGCCACGTGGGCGGCCACGCCGAGGCGCGCGCAATGGTCGATGACGACCCGGTGCTCGCCCCCGGTGTCGGTCGGGTACCGGTTGAGGCCCACCAGGAGCGGCACCCCGAACTGGCGGAGCCCCTCCACGTGGGCGTCGAGGTTGTCGAGCCCTCGCCCCAGGGCGTCGAGGTTCTCCGCCGCCAGCGCCGTCACCGGCACCCCGCCGTGGTACTTGAGCGCGCGGGTCGAGACCACCAGGAGCGCGGCGTCCGGCCGGAGGCCCGCCGCCCGGCACTTGATGTCGAAGAACTTCTCGGCCCCGAGGTCGCTGCCGAAGCCCGCCTCCGTGAGGCAGATCTCCCCCAGCCTGAGCGCCATCCGGGTGGCGACCACCGAGTTGCAGCCGTGCGCGATGTTCCCGAATGGCCCGCCGTGGATGAGGGCCGGCGTCCCCTCGAGCGTCTGCGCCAGGTTGGGGTGGATCGCGTGGCGGAGGAGCGCCGCCATGGCGCCCGCCACGCCGAGGGCTTCGGCGGCGACGGGCCGGCCTTCATGCGTCAGCGCCACGATGATGCGCCCGAGCCGCTGCCGCAGATCGGCCAGGTCCTCGGCCAGGCAGAGCACGGCCATGATCTCGGAGGCGGCGGTGATGAGGAACCCCCCCTCGCGGGGGACGCCGTCGGCCGGTCCGCCCAGACCCAGCACGATGTGGCGAAGCGCCCGGTCGTTGAGGTCGAGCGCGCGCTTCCAGAGGACGCGGCGCGGATCGATCCCGAGGGCGTTGCCGTGATGGAGGTGGCTGTCCAGCGCGGCCGCCAGCAGGTTGTGCGCGGCGCCGATGGCGTGGAGGTCGCCCGTGAAATGCAGGTTGATCTCGTCACCGGGCAGGACCTGCGAGCGGCCGCCGCCGGTGCCGCCGCCCTTGAGCCCGAGCGTGGGGCCGATGGACGGCTCGCGGAGCGCGACCACGGCGCGCGCGCCCGTCCGGCAGAGCGCCTGGGCGAGCCCGATGGCCATGGTGGTCTTGCCGTCCCCGGCCGGCGTCGGCGTGAGGGAGGAGATGACCACGAGGCGGCCATCGGGGCGCGAGCGGCGAGCCTCGATCGCAGGGAGCAGCACCTTGGCCGCGTACCGCCCGTAGGGCACCCACTCGGCGTCGGCCAGACCCAGCTCCCCCGCCACGTCCGCGATGGGGCGCGGCCGGCTAGCGTCGTGCCGGGACGGGGTCGAGGTCGGCATCGGGCATGACCTCCCGGAGCCAGGCAGGGATGGCGATCATCTTCCGGGTCGCCGGGTCCCAGCAGGCGTGTCGCGTGTACCCGGTGGCGATCAGGTCGGAGGCCTCGTCGCGGATCTCGTAGGAGAAGGTGAAGCTCGCCCGCTTGCGCTCGCTCACGCGGCAGGTGACGCCGAGCAGCGCGTCGAGGCGGGCCGGCTTCACGTACCGCACGAGGGCCTCGACCACGGGCATGTGGATCCGGCGGTCCACCTGGGCCATCGGCAGGCCCGCCTGCCGCAGGTATTCCACCCGCCCCACCTCGAAATAGGTGAGGTAGTTGCCGTAATAGACCACCGACATGGTGTCGGTGTCCTTGTAGCGCACGCGGACGTGGGTCGTGGCCGGCATCGAGGCTGGGCGCGCCCCGGCTACAAGTACTGGCCGTAGCGGATCTTCTCGACGACCTCGCGGATGCGGCGGTAGGCGTCGATCTGCTGGAGCAGGTCCTGGGTGGTGACGAGCCCCGCGTCCCGCCCCTCCCCCGCGGCGGACACCTTCTGCTCGAGCGCGCGCCGGAGCACCTCCGAGATCTCGGCCCCGCTCATGCCGCCCATGGGGGGGAGGAGCGAGCGGAAGTCCAGGCTCTCGAAGAGCGTGCGCCCGGCGGCGTGCTCGGCGCGCGCCTTCGCGAGCTGCAGGATCTCCTGCTGGGCGGGCCCGTCGGGCACGCTCACCTCCACGAGCCGGTCGAGCCGGCCCGGGGCCACCAGCGTGGGATCCACCGAGTCCGTCCGGTTGGTGGCGGCGACGATGATCATCGGCGAGAAGTCGTCGAGGCTGTCCATCTTCTCGCAGAGCGCCGCCACCAGGCGCGCGCTCGCCTCCCGGGCCTGGGCGGGCGAGAGCAGGTGCTCGAGCGACAGCGCGTTGGCCTCGTCCAGGAACACCACGGCCTTCCCCTCGCCCTTGGCGATCCCCAGGATCTCCTGCAGGAGCTCGCCCGTGTTCGGGCCGAACTTGGAGGTGAGGTTCATCAGCTTCAGGTGGTAGAAGATTGCCCCTGCGGTCGTGGCCAGCGCGCTCGCGAGCATGGACTTGCCGGTGCCGGGCGGACCGTAGAGGAGCAGGCCCTTGGGCGGGGTGATACCCCACTTGCGGTAGAGTTCGGGATCCGTCAGCGCCGTGGCGAAGGCGCGCACCGCCGCCTTGGCCTGGGCCAGGCCGCCGATGTCGTCGAACGAAGTCTCCGGCTTGATGACGACGACGACCCGTCCGCTCAGGTCGCCGAACTTCTCCCCGAGCTTCGCGAAGACGTCCTCGATGCGGCGCTGGATCGCCCACTGCTGTCCGCCGTTCGCCGGCGGCTCGGGGGTCTCCTTGACCTCCTCGGCGGCCACGGTCAGATCCTCGGCGGGGCGCCTGCCGGCGGCTGGAGGCGCTCGGACTTCTCGAACACGCGGTCCTCGACGTACACGGGGGCCTTGGCGCGGATGGCCAGCGCGATGGCGTCTGAGGGCCGGGAGTCCAGCTGCATGTCCGCGCCGCCCGCGGCGAGAAACACGGTCGCGTAGTAGATGTCGTCCTTGAGATCGGTGATCACCGCCTTCTTCACCGACACGTTCAGGCGGCCGAAGAGCGTCAGGAACAGGTCGTGGGTGAGCGGGCGCGGGGGCGTGAGGTTCTGCAACGGGAAGGCGATGCCAGTCGCCTCGGCGGCGCCGATGGCCATGGCAAAGGTGCGCCGGTCGCGCTTGCCCTGGAGCACCACGGTGGGCTGGTGCGTGCTCGGGCTCAGCAGGAGCCCGACGACCTCCACTTCCTGGGGCCCGAGGGGTTTCGGGGACGGAGCCTCACTCTTCCCGCCGGCCGCAAGGAGGGCCACGCCGCACACGACCACCAGGCCGAGCGTTGCGATCGCCCCGTGTCCCCTCATCGCTGGCCTCCCCGCCGCGCCCTTCGCCGCAGCGCGCCAGCAGTATCAGCCCGGGGGCAGACCAAGTCAACTCAGCGATGTCCGCGACCGTCCCTTCCCGGCCGCCTCGATGCGCTCCGTGCCCCCCTCGGCCCCCGGAGGCGGGAGCCGCAGGCTCGCGAGCAGCCCCAGCACGAGGCAGAGGCCGAGCCCTGTCCACATGACGGCGTAGCCGAGGCCGTGGGCGACGTAGCCAAACGTCAGGGCGCCGAGCGCATTGCCCACGAGGCAGACGGAGCTGAAGATCCCGACCGCGCTGCTGCGCCGCGACTCGGGTGTCACATCCACCACGAGGGCGGACAGCGCGGGGTAGAGAAAGCCGTGAGCGCCGCCCGCCATCACCCCGGCGAGGAGGAGGAGCGGGAGGACGGGGACGTCCCCGATGGGGCCCAGGAGCCCGCCCAGCAGGGCCAGCACGCCGACCGCAGCCGTCTGGACGAACATCGAGGGCACGATGACAGCGCGGCGGCCGCGCGTGTCGATCAGGCTCCCGCCGAAGACGCGCACCGCGATGGCCGAGCCCGAGTAGCCCGTGTAGAAGAGTCCGAGTCCGGTGACCCCCATGTGCTCGGCGAAGGTCGGGAGGAAGGTGAACAGGGTCCCCGTCCCCAGCCCGAAGAAGAATCCGAGCGCCATGTGGAGGCGGAGAAGCTCCTGCAGCCCCACGCGAAACGCCTCGGCGCCGGGCCCCGCCCCCATGGCGGGCGGCCGCACGTTGGGGGTGCGGAACACGAGGACCAGCGCCACCGCGGCCACGAACGACGAGATGGCGAAGGACCAGCCGAAGCCCAGATGCCGGATCACGACCTCCCCGATCAGCGGCGCCACGGCCGTGGAGACAAGCCCCGAGAGCCCGAAGATGCCCAGCGCCCAGCCACGCCGTTCCACGGGCACGAGATCCACGATATGGACGTAGTTGGCGACGAAGAAGAGCGAGAAGGCGATGCCGTGCAGGGCGCGCAGGACCGCGGCGAGCGGGATGGGAACGCCGACGATGAAGACGGCGGAGGAGAGCGTGAGCAGGCCCACCCCCAGCCGCATGAAGAAGCGGCGGCCCAGCCAGTCCACCCACACGCCGATCAGCGGCTGACAGAGGATGCCGGCCACGCTGAACATGCTCTGGACGAGGCCGACCTCCGCCTCGCTGCCCCCGAGCCGCTTGACGTAGAGCGGGAGCAGCAGGAAGCCATTGAGCGCGAGGAAGAACAGGAAGTTGGTGAGCATGGCCCGCGCGTACGGGCCGCTCAGCAGGATCTGGAGCGCGGGGGTCACCGGGCTGGCGGCCGGACCGAGCGCCGCAGTAGAATGGCGTGCGACATGAGACGGCGCGAGTATAGCACGCGGGCTCCGGCGTGATCACGATCGGCGGCGTTCTCGCCTCCGTCGTCTCGCTCCCGCGGGCCGGGCGCGGGACCTTCCACGCCCCGCAGCGGCTGCAGAGCTGGCCCGGGATCGTCCACGGCGGCGCGCTGCTCGCCGCGCTCGACGCCGCAGCGGCCCGCGCGGGCTTCGCCGGGGCGCCGCGCGTGCTCGAGGGGCGCCTCACCTCCTCCGTCCCGCTCGAGACCGAGCTCGCGCTCGACGCGCGCAAGCGCGATGGCGCCATGACCCTCGCCGTGCTCCAGGACGGCCAGACGCTCACCTCGGCCACGGTCGCGCCGCGCCGCGACGACGGGCCAGCACCCGCGCCGGCCTGGCGCGGCGGCACGGCGGGATGGTCCCTGCCCCTGTCCGAGGACTGCCTCGCCTGCGGCGCGCGAAACCCGCTGGGTCTCCAGGTGGGGCTCTCGTTCGACGACGAGGGCGTCTGGGCGCGGCTCGTGCCGCGGGCGCCCTGGAGCACCGAGGCCGGCGCGCTGCATCCGGCGGTGGCGCCGGTGCTCCTCGACGAGATCGCGTGGTGGCTAGGGGCGCTGATGATGCAGGAGGGCGGGCTGACGAACCGGATCGCCCTCACCCTGCTCGACGGGGCGCTGCCGGCGGGCACGGCGGTGATCGGCGCGGGGCGCTTCGCTCGGGTGGAGCCGATCGACCGCCGGCGGACCTTCTGGCGGACCGCCTCGGCGCTCCTCACCGAGACGGGGACTCCCCTCGCCACGGCCTCCATCGTCTTCCGCGGCGGCCCCGAGTACTCCGCCCGCCAGATGGACTACTTCCGCGCGCGGACGGCCCCCGACCTCTTCCGGAGGATGTTCCCCCGCCACGCGCGGTAGGTGGATCCGAGCCTCAGTTGCTGAAGAGTCGCGTGAAGAAGTTCTTCACGCTCTGCCCGAAGGAGACCGCGCCGTCCTTGGTCCGCTCCCACGCGTTCTTCGCCGGAGGCTCCGCGGCCTGAGCTGCCTCCTTGACCTTCTCGCCGCTGAATTTCGCCCCCTCCACCACGGTGGAGCCGATACCCTTGGCCGTCTCCTCGACCCCCGAGACGACCTCTCCCTTGCCGATCTTCTTCGCCCCGCCTTCCACCCGCTCGGTCGCCGCCTTCACCTTCGAGTCGTCCGCGCCGAGCGCGGGCATCGCCGAGGCGAGGGCGAAGGCGGTCACGACTGCCAGTGCGAGGATTCTCATCCCCAGCCTCCTTTCGTCTGGCCGCCCCCTGTTCGGGGGCCGCCCCTTCCACCATATCAGACGGAGCAAGGCGCATGCCCGATCAACGCCGTCGGCACCTCGGGCGAGGCCGGGGGTTTTCGTTGCGCCAGGCCGGACTCCGGGACGGAACGGGCAGATCGGCCTGTAACCCCTACACGGCGACGATGTAACGATTACAGTCGCGGGACTTCGACCGCGACGGTCACGACGGCCGGGAGGCGCGGGCCTCGGCAGCCTTCGCCTTGAGCGCCTCCCATGCGGCCAGCGGCACGCGCGGGGTCCCGAGTTTCGCCGTGCGTACCGGGGGACCGTGGAAGTCCGAGCCCCCGGTCGCCACGAGTCCCAGGTCCCGGCAGCGCTGGAGGTATCCCGCCGTCTGAGCGGCCGAGTGCTCGTTGTAGTAGCACTCGATGCCCATGAGTCCGGCCTCCACGAGCACGGGGATCAGGTCGTCCGCGTTGCCGATTCCGGGATGGGCCAGCACGGGGACGCCGCCCGCCCGGCGCAGCAGCCGCACGGCATCCTCGGGGGTGAGCCTGGCGCGTGGGACGTGCCCCGGCCTGCCGGATCCGAGCCAGTGGTCGAAGGCCTCGCGGACGCTCTTGACGTACCCGCGCTGCACCATCACCTGCGCCACATGGGGCCGGCCGGCCGAGCCTTCCCGGACCAGCACGAAGACCTCGGCGGGGTCGATGGGCATGCCGAGCGCGGCGAGGCGGTCGGCCATGCGGTGGATCCGCTCCCGCCGCGCCGCGCGCTGGGCGCGGCAGAACTCCTGGAACCATGGTGCCTCGTAGTCCATGCAGTAGCCGAGGATGTGGATCTCGCCGCGGTCCACGTCGCAGTTGATCTCGATGCCCGGCACCACCTCGAGGGGGCGGCAGCGGGCGGCCTCGTCCAGGGCCTCGGCGAGCGCCTCGGTGGAGTCGTGATCCGTGACCGCGAGGATCCGGACGCCGCAGCGCGCCGCCTCCCGCACCAGCGCACGTGGTGTCAGGCTCCCGTCCGAGGCCGTCGTGTGGGAGTGCAGGTCCACCCCGCCCGGCATGGCCGCGCTCAGCGCCGGCCCGCCAGGCGCACGAGGTAGGTGAGCAGCGTCCGCACGCCCACGCCCGTGGCGCCCTTGGGTCCCAGCGGCAGCTCCTTCTCCGCGAAGGCCGTGCCCGCGACGTCCAGGTGCGCCCAGGGGATGTTCCCCGTGAACTCCCGCAGGAAGAGCCCCCCGATGATGGCGCCCGCGCCCCGCTGGCTCGAGACGTTGTTGAGGTCGGCGACGTCGCTCTTGAGACCCTCCTTGTACTCCTCGTGCAGCGGCAGCTGCCACATCCGCTCCCCGGCCGCATCCGCGGCGCCGAGCACCCGCCGGGCGACCGCGTCCGGGCTGCCCAGCACGCCGGAGACGCCGACGCCGAGGGCCATCACGACGGCGCCCGTCAGCGTCGCCACGTCGAGCATCTCGTCGGGCTCGATCTCCCTCGCGGCGTAGGCGAGGGCGTCGGCCAGCGTGAGGCGCCCCTCGGCGTCGGTGTTGCCGATCTCGATGCTGACTCCGTTCAGGGCGCGCACGATGTCCCCGGGGCGCTGGGCCGTGCCCGAGGGCATGTTCTCGGTGGCCGCGATGAGGCCGTGGACCTCGAGGGGGAGCCGCAGCCGGGGGAGTGCCTGGAAAACGGCCAGCACCGCGGCGGCCCCCGACATGTCGTCCTTCATGCGCTGCATGCCGTCGGCTGTCTTGAGGTCGAGGCCGCCCGAGTCGAAGGTGATGCCCTTGCCGATGAGGGCGACGCGCTTGCGGGCGCGCCCGCGCGGCGCATGGGTGAGGTGGATGAACTTGGGGGGCTCCTGGCTCCCCCGCGCCACGCCCAGGAAGGCGCCCATGCCGAGGGCGGCGCACTCGTCACGCTCGAGCACGCGGACCGTCAGGTGCCCGGCCTTCGCGATCTCCTCGGCGCGGGCCGCAAGGTAGGCCGGCGTCACCACATTGGCCGGCTCGTTCACCAGGTCGCGGGCGGCGCAGGTCGCCTCCCCCCAGATCTCGCCCAGTCGCACCCCGTCCCGGGCGGCGGCCTGCTGGCGCCGATCGGGCTCCGCCACGGCGACGGCCTCCAGCACCTTGCCGTTCTTCTCCTTGAGGTACCTGTCGAAGCGGTACGTCCCGAGAATGGCGCCCTCGGCCACGGCCTGGGCGCGCAGGCGCGCGGGCATGCCGTCGACGGGCAGGAAGATGGCCGCGGCCCCCGCGCCCAGGTCCCGGGCGCGCCGGGCGCCGTGGGCGGCGCCGCGGCGCACCGCCTCGGCGCCGGCATCCCGTTTCGGGCCGAGCCCCACCACGAGCACACGGGGAGCGGTCAGCCGGCCGTCGGAGTCGAAGTGGGCGGACTGGCCCGCCTTCCCCTCGAACCTCTCCGCGGCCAGCACGCGCGAGAGGAGACCGCCCAGCACCGCGTCCAGCGTCCGGAGCTCCGGCCCGAGCCGGGCCTCGCCGGCGTGGCGCCCCACCACCAGCATGTCGGCCCGCACCCGAGCCA
Encoded here:
- a CDS encoding transposase gives rise to the protein RLMQALVTELAAVVAAVGSYRQAIDDFFATMPAAAWARTLPVGEHGVTVPTLWARLGDAPGRWESFRHLQAQAGMVPVTVRSGKLVVVQFRFACDKQLRYAVDQLAWLSLQRSERPVAKSGRLRHGDGGRPTGRPPPESIHVGLHEAAGRVKSCAAPCVSVGRVHFQ
- a CDS encoding formate--tetrahydrofolate ligase, whose product is MPTSTPSRHDASRPRPIADVAGELGLADAEWVPYGRYAAKVLLPAIEARRSRPDGRLVVISSLTPTPAGDGKTTMAIGLAQALCRTGARAVVALREPSIGPTLGLKGGGTGGGRSQVLPGDEINLHFTGDLHAIGAAHNLLAAALDSHLHHGNALGIDPRRVLWKRALDLNDRALRHIVLGLGGPADGVPREGGFLITAASEIMAVLCLAEDLADLRQRLGRIIVALTHEGRPVAAEALGVAGAMAALLRHAIHPNLAQTLEGTPALIHGGPFGNIAHGCNSVVATRMALRLGEICLTEAGFGSDLGAEKFFDIKCRAAGLRPDAALLVVSTRALKYHGGVPVTALAAENLDALGRGLDNLDAHVEGLRQFGVPLLVGLNRYPTDTGGEHRVVIDHCARLGVAAHVADVFEKGGAGGQELARALLTLLASEPSRFAPLYALDLPVKAKLDLIARRVYGADGVVYAARGERQIAEIEALGHGGLPVCVAKTPRSLSDDPTLLGRPRDFRLTVNEVEVSAGAGFIVALAGDVQTMPGLPRHPNAEAVDVAADGSITGLA
- a CDS encoding acyl-CoA thioesterase is translated as MPATTHVRVRYKDTDTMSVVYYGNYLTYFEVGRVEYLRQAGLPMAQVDRRIHMPVVEALVRYVKPARLDALLGVTCRVSERKRASFTFSYEIRDEASDLIATGYTRHACWDPATRKMIAIPAWLREVMPDADLDPVPARR
- a CDS encoding ATP-binding protein, yielding MAAEEVKETPEPPANGGQQWAIQRRIEDVFAKLGEKFGDLSGRVVVVIKPETSFDDIGGLAQAKAAVRAFATALTDPELYRKWGITPPKGLLLYGPPGTGKSMLASALATTAGAIFYHLKLMNLTSKFGPNTGELLQEILGIAKGEGKAVVFLDEANALSLEHLLSPAQAREASARLVAALCEKMDSLDDFSPMIIVAATNRTDSVDPTLVAPGRLDRLVEVSVPDGPAQQEILQLAKARAEHAAGRTLFESLDFRSLLPPMGGMSGAEISEVLRRALEQKVSAAGEGRDAGLVTTQDLLQQIDAYRRIREVVEKIRYGQYL
- a CDS encoding bifunctional nuclease family protein, with product MRGHGAIATLGLVVVCGVALLAAGGKSEAPSPKPLGPQEVEVVGLLLSPSTHQPTVVLQGKRDRRTFAMAIGAAEATGIAFPLQNLTPPRPLTHDLFLTLFGRLNVSVKKAVITDLKDDIYYATVFLAAGGADMQLDSRPSDAIALAIRAKAPVYVEDRVFEKSERLQPPAGAPPRI
- a CDS encoding MFS transporter; protein product: MTPALQILLSGPYARAMLTNFLFFLALNGFLLLPLYVKRLGGSEAEVGLVQSMFSVAGILCQPLIGVWVDWLGRRFFMRLGVGLLTLSSAVFIVGVPIPLAAVLRALHGIAFSLFFVANYVHIVDLVPVERRGWALGIFGLSGLVSTAVAPLIGEVVIRHLGFGWSFAISSFVAAVALVLVFRTPNVRPPAMGAGPGAEAFRVGLQELLRLHMALGFFFGLGTGTLFTFLPTFAEHMGVTGLGLFYTGYSGSAIAVRVFGGSLIDTRGRRAVIVPSMFVQTAAVGVLALLGGLLGPIGDVPVLPLLLLAGVMAGGAHGFLYPALSALVVDVTPESRRSSAVGIFSSVCLVGNALGALTFGYVAHGLGYAVMWTGLGLCLVLGLLASLRLPPPGAEGGTERIEAAGKGRSRTSLS
- a CDS encoding PHP domain-containing protein codes for the protein MPGGVDLHSHTTASDGSLTPRALVREAARCGVRILAVTDHDSTEALAEALDEAARCRPLEVVPGIEINCDVDRGEIHILGYCMDYEAPWFQEFCRAQRAARRERIHRMADRLAALGMPIDPAEVFVLVREGSAGRPHVAQVMVQRGYVKSVREAFDHWLGSGRPGHVPRARLTPEDAVRLLRRAGGVPVLAHPGIGNADDLIPVLVEAGLMGIECYYNEHSAAQTAGYLQRCRDLGLVATGGSDFHGPPVRTAKLGTPRVPLAAWEALKAKAAEARASRPS
- a CDS encoding leucyl aminopeptidase, coding for MKLSLETRELARVRADMLVVGRHAGEARLGPELRTLDAVLGGLLSRVLAAERFEGKAGQSAHFDSDGRLTAPRVLVVGLGPKRDAGAEAVRRGAAHGARRARDLGAGAAAIFLPVDGMPARLRAQAVAEGAILGTYRFDRYLKEKNGKVLEAVAVAEPDRRQQAAARDGVRLGEIWGEATCAARDLVNEPANVVTPAYLAARAEEIAKAGHLTVRVLERDECAALGMGAFLGVARGSQEPPKFIHLTHAPRGRARKRVALIGKGITFDSGGLDLKTADGMQRMKDDMSGAAAVLAVFQALPRLRLPLEVHGLIAATENMPSGTAQRPGDIVRALNGVSIEIGNTDAEGRLTLADALAYAAREIEPDEMLDVATLTGAVVMALGVGVSGVLGSPDAVARRVLGAADAAGERMWQLPLHEEYKEGLKSDVADLNNVSSQRGAGAIIGGLFLREFTGNIPWAHLDVAGTAFAEKELPLGPKGATGVGVRTLLTYLVRLAGRR